A window of the Lolium perenne isolate Kyuss_39 chromosome 7, Kyuss_2.0, whole genome shotgun sequence genome harbors these coding sequences:
- the LOC127312663 gene encoding arogenate dehydrogenase 2, chloroplastic-like yields MSSSTSSRLHLPSSWHATTTKATCRWRRQGLLPVAAAAAPLRLRAVHATDAAAGQPIDAGSGADEGPDDQHPRLKIAIVGFGNFGQFLARTFARQGHTLLAHSRTDHSAAAAALGATFFADPHDLCESQPDVVILATSILSAKAVLHSLPVHRFRRNTLFVDVLSVKEFPKNLLLASLPDDFDIICTHPMFGPESAGGGWRGHPFVFDRVRVGDCPARRARAEAFLDVFAREGCRMEEMSCARHDELAAATQFLTHTVGRMLALLGLEPTPIDTMGYQALLRLVANTCSDSFDLYNGLFMYNQNSTELLNRLESAMDEIKRRLFDELHEVLRKQLFEGSPPLNTDSPGSSSPPLNTGSPSDSSSATKSTDHDQDAHDDKSGQ; encoded by the coding sequence AtgtcttcctccacctccagcCGCCTCCACCTACCCTCGTCCTGGCACGCCACCACCACTAAGGCGACATGCCGGTGGCGGCGTCAGGGCCTCCTTCCCGTGGCAGCTGCCGCTGCCCCGCTCCGCCTCCGCGCCGTACATGCCACGGACGCCGCCGCGGGGCAGCCGATCGACGCCGGGTCCGGCGCCGATGAGGGGCCGGACGACCAGCATCCGCGCCTGAAGATCGCCATCGTGGGGTTCGGCAACTTCGGCCAGTTCCTGGCGCGGACCTTCGCGCGGCAGGGCCACACGCTCCTCGCCCACTCCCGCACCGAccactccgccgccgccgccgcactggGCGCGACCTTCTTCGCCGACCCGCACGACCTCTGCGAGTCCCAGCCCGACGTGGTCATCCTCGCCACCTCCATCCTCTCCGCCAAGGCCGTCCTGCACTCCCTCCCGGTGCACCGCTTCCGCCGCAACACGCTCTTCGTGGACGTGCTCTCCGTCAAGGAGTTCCCCAAGAACCTCCTGCTCGCCTCCCTCCCGGACGACTTCGACATCATCTGCACGCACCCCATGTTCGGGCCGGAgtcggcgggcggcggctggcgcGGCCACCCGTTCGTGTTCGACAGGGTCCGCGTCGGCGACTGCCCGGCGCGCCGCGCGCGCGCCGAGGCCTTCCTGGACGTCTTCGCGCGCGAGGGGTGCCGCATGGAGGAGATGTCCTGCGCCAGGCACGACGAGCTCGCCGCCGCCACGCAGTTCCTCACGCACACCGTCGGGAGGATGCTCGCGTTGCTCGGTCTCGAGCCGACGCCCATCGACACCATGGGGTACCAGGCGCTGCTCCGGCTCGTGGCGAACACCTGCAGCGACAGCTTCGACCTCTACAATGGGCTGTTCATGTACAACCAGAACTCCACCGAGCTGCTCAACCGCCTCGAGTCCGCCATGGACGAAATCAAGAGGAGGCTCTTTGACGAGCTCCACGAGGTGCTCCGGAAGCAGCTCTTTGAGGGGTCGCCGCCGTTGAACACGGACAGTCCCGGTTCCTCCTCGCCGCCGTTGAACACTGGCAGCCCGTCGGATTCCTCCTCCGCCACCAAGTCAACCGACCATGATCAAGACGCCCACGATGACAAGTCAGGACAATAA